The following are encoded in a window of Brevibacillus ruminantium genomic DNA:
- the acpP gene encoding acyl carrier protein has translation MADTFDRVKKIIIDRLGVDESKITLEASFKEDLGADSLDVVELVMELEDEFDLEISDEDAEKITTVGEVVSYIEANK, from the coding sequence ATGGCAGATACATTCGATCGTGTGAAAAAAATCATCATTGACCGTCTGGGTGTAGATGAGTCCAAAATCACTTTGGAGGCTTCTTTCAAAGAAGATCTGGGTGCTGATTCCCTGGATGTAGTCGAACTCGTTATGGAACTGGAAGACGAATTCGACCTGGAAATCTCTGATGAAGACGCTGAAAAGATTACTACTGTTGGTGAAGTCGTTTCTTACATAGAAGCTAACAAGTAG
- the rnc gene encoding ribonuclease III produces the protein MVVRVMNFAELQETIGIRFRDESVLRQAFTHSSYVNEQRGKRIQDNERLEFLGDAVLELTVSQFLYKTFPKMSEGEMTKLRAAIVCEPSLVKFAELLRFGELVLLGKGEELTGGRQRPALLADVFEAFIGALYLDQGLDAVFTFMEKYVYPRVDKGEFTHLTDFKSQLQEFVQQDNLGEINYRILEERGPAHNREFVSEVLLNHRSLGVGTGRSKKEAEQQAAARALIKLGAK, from the coding sequence ATGGTGGTGAGGGTGATGAATTTTGCCGAGCTGCAAGAAACCATCGGAATCCGGTTTCGAGATGAGAGTGTATTGCGGCAAGCGTTCACCCATTCTTCCTACGTCAACGAGCAACGCGGCAAGCGAATTCAAGACAACGAACGGCTGGAGTTTCTCGGCGATGCCGTTCTGGAGCTTACCGTTTCCCAGTTTCTCTACAAGACTTTTCCCAAGATGAGTGAGGGCGAGATGACCAAGCTTCGCGCAGCGATTGTCTGCGAACCGTCTCTTGTCAAGTTTGCGGAGCTGCTTCGCTTCGGTGAACTCGTCCTGTTGGGAAAAGGGGAAGAATTGACGGGTGGCAGGCAGCGGCCTGCTCTGTTGGCAGACGTGTTTGAGGCATTTATCGGCGCATTGTACCTGGACCAGGGCCTGGATGCCGTTTTTACCTTTATGGAGAAATACGTGTATCCACGCGTGGACAAAGGGGAGTTCACGCATCTGACCGATTTTAAAAGTCAGTTGCAGGAATTTGTTCAGCAGGACAATCTCGGCGAAATCAATTACCGTATTCTGGAAGAACGCGGCCCTGCGCACAACCGTGAGTTTGTCTCCGAGGTGCTGTTAAACCATCGCTCATTGGGTGTGGGGACAGGCCGTTCCAAGAAAGAAGCGGAGCAACAGGCGGCAGCGCGCGCGCTGATTAAGCTGGGAGCGAAATAA
- the plsX gene encoding phosphate acyltransferase PlsX codes for MRIALDAMGGDNAPKSTVLGAWHAVEENPSLTVVLVGDEEAIRRELPGELHARLEIHHASEVIEADDEPVRTVRRKKDSSLVVAVQLAKEGKVDAAISAGNTGALMTAGLLYCGRMEGIERPALAAFIPNIKGKVTLALDVGANMDAKPQHLYQYAVMGSLYAEKVLGFNPPRVGLLNVGTEEGKGNELSKAVYPMLREADLHFVGNVESRDVMQGACDVLVSDGFVGNVLLKSMEGTAETIFSLLKQEFTSSLINKVGAAILKPGLVRFRNRMDYAEYGGAPLLGLRRPVIKAHGSSDERAIKNAIVSGVRFVSQDVNGFIQDALQKNMPGESE; via the coding sequence ATGCGAATCGCATTAGATGCGATGGGTGGGGACAATGCTCCCAAGAGCACCGTATTGGGCGCATGGCATGCAGTCGAAGAAAATCCGTCGCTGACGGTGGTGCTTGTCGGCGATGAGGAAGCCATCCGGCGAGAACTGCCAGGGGAGCTTCACGCCCGTCTGGAAATACACCATGCGTCAGAAGTGATTGAGGCTGACGATGAGCCGGTGCGTACTGTTCGGAGGAAGAAAGATTCGTCTCTCGTCGTCGCCGTGCAATTGGCAAAAGAAGGCAAAGTGGATGCAGCGATTTCGGCGGGAAATACGGGGGCGCTCATGACGGCAGGCTTGTTATACTGCGGTCGTATGGAAGGAATCGAGCGACCAGCACTGGCGGCCTTTATTCCCAACATCAAAGGCAAGGTGACGCTGGCGCTGGACGTTGGAGCCAACATGGATGCCAAGCCGCAGCATCTCTATCAATACGCGGTTATGGGCAGTCTTTACGCAGAAAAAGTGCTCGGATTCAATCCGCCACGTGTGGGACTTCTGAACGTCGGTACTGAGGAAGGCAAGGGGAATGAGCTGTCGAAAGCCGTATACCCGATGCTGAGAGAAGCTGACCTTCACTTCGTCGGCAATGTGGAATCGCGTGACGTCATGCAGGGGGCCTGTGATGTGCTGGTATCAGACGGCTTCGTGGGAAATGTGCTTCTCAAATCGATGGAGGGCACGGCAGAGACGATTTTTTCTTTATTAAAGCAGGAGTTTACTTCCAGCCTTATAAATAAAGTAGGAGCGGCTATTCTAAAACCGGGTCTGGTCCGATTCCGCAATCGAATGGATTATGCGGAGTACGGAGGAGCACCGCTTTTGGGATTGCGGCGACCTGTGATCAAAGCCCATGGCTCTTCAGACGAGCGGGCGATTAAAAATGCGATTGTCAGCGGTGTCCGGTTTGTCTCACAAGACGTGAATGGCTTCATACAGGACGCTTTACAGAAAAATATGCCGGGAGAAAGTGAGTGA
- a CDS encoding beta-ketoacyl-ACP synthase III yields MKGMRSVGILATGSYTPEKVLSNFDLEKMVDTSDEWIVTRTGIRERRISEPNQASSDLALEAAKKALAKANISAEQLDMIIVGTVTPDTMFPSTACILQEKLGAKKAAALDVSAACTGFLYAIATGSQFIANGLYRYVLVVGVETLSKITNYKDRNTCVLFGDGAGAAVLGPVKDGFGFQAFELGADGSGGALLSQPAGGSRIPASSESIANDLHYISMAGGEVFKFAVRVMNSATEAVLDKSGLTKEDIDLLVPHQANKRIIDSAVQRFGLSEDKVAINLHRYGNMSSASIPVALDEAIQEGRVKEGDNIVLVGFGGGLTWGASLLKWSTEEAEGGNK; encoded by the coding sequence ATGAAAGGAATGCGTTCCGTCGGGATTTTAGCAACTGGTTCCTATACGCCTGAGAAAGTGTTGTCCAACTTCGATCTGGAAAAAATGGTTGATACCTCGGACGAATGGATCGTCACCAGAACAGGGATTCGCGAGCGCCGCATCAGCGAACCGAATCAAGCTTCATCCGATTTGGCGCTGGAAGCAGCGAAAAAAGCATTGGCCAAAGCCAACATCAGTGCCGAACAGCTCGATATGATCATCGTAGGCACGGTTACCCCGGATACGATGTTTCCGTCTACAGCCTGCATCCTGCAGGAAAAACTGGGTGCGAAAAAAGCAGCGGCGCTCGACGTGTCCGCAGCGTGTACCGGGTTTTTATACGCGATCGCGACCGGAAGCCAATTCATTGCCAATGGCCTCTACCGCTATGTACTGGTAGTCGGTGTGGAGACATTGTCCAAAATCACGAACTACAAGGATCGCAACACCTGCGTGTTGTTCGGTGACGGAGCAGGTGCGGCTGTGCTGGGACCGGTCAAGGACGGCTTCGGCTTCCAGGCATTTGAGCTGGGTGCGGACGGTTCGGGAGGGGCGCTTCTGTCACAGCCGGCCGGCGGTTCCCGGATTCCGGCTTCAAGCGAATCGATTGCAAACGACCTCCATTACATTTCGATGGCGGGTGGAGAAGTATTCAAATTTGCAGTCCGCGTCATGAATTCGGCGACGGAGGCTGTGTTGGATAAATCCGGATTGACGAAAGAAGATATTGATTTGCTGGTGCCGCATCAGGCGAACAAGCGGATTATTGATTCGGCAGTTCAAAGGTTTGGCCTGTCTGAAGACAAGGTGGCAATCAACCTGCACCGCTATGGAAATATGTCCTCTGCATCGATCCCTGTCGCCCTGGATGAAGCGATCCAGGAAGGGCGTGTAAAAGAAGGGGATAACATCGTGCTGGTAGGCTTTGGCGGCGGACTTACTTGGGGCGCTTCCCTGCTGAAATGGTCGACGGAAGAAGCGGAAGGAGGAAACAAGTAA
- the ftsY gene encoding signal recognition particle-docking protein FtsY, translating to MSFFKRLRDTIVQKSEAVTQKFTDGLAKTRDLLVEKVEDLVRRYKKIDENFFEELEEILITADVGVNTVMELIDELRSEVRKQKIENAMDLQPILSEKLVALLKNDEAMDSRLQIEEGRLNVILFVGVNGVGKTTTIGKMAHMFKQQGKKVLLAAGDTFRAAAIEQLEVWGERVGVEVIKHQQGADPAAVIYDAAQAAKSRGVDVLLCDTAGRLQNKVNLMEELSKVHRVLQRELPGAPHEVLLVLDATTGQNALSQAKTFGQSAGVTGIVLTKLDGTAKGGIVIAIRNELNIPVKYVGLGERMDDLQPFDPEQFVHALFAGLIAQEVAAEEEEAAKE from the coding sequence ATGAGCTTTTTTAAACGCTTGCGGGATACCATCGTACAAAAATCAGAGGCGGTTACCCAGAAATTCACAGACGGCCTCGCGAAAACCAGGGATCTGCTGGTCGAAAAAGTGGAGGATCTCGTGCGCCGCTACAAAAAAATAGATGAGAATTTCTTCGAGGAACTGGAGGAGATTCTGATCACCGCGGACGTCGGCGTCAATACCGTGATGGAACTGATTGACGAGCTTCGCAGTGAGGTGCGCAAGCAAAAAATCGAAAACGCCATGGATTTGCAGCCGATTTTGTCAGAAAAGCTGGTGGCGCTGTTGAAAAACGATGAAGCGATGGATTCGCGCTTGCAAATCGAAGAGGGGCGCTTGAATGTCATTCTCTTTGTTGGTGTAAATGGCGTTGGCAAGACGACCACGATCGGAAAAATGGCGCATATGTTTAAACAGCAGGGAAAAAAAGTGCTGCTTGCTGCCGGTGACACATTCCGTGCCGCCGCCATCGAACAGCTGGAGGTATGGGGCGAGCGAGTCGGCGTCGAAGTGATCAAGCATCAGCAGGGCGCTGATCCGGCTGCTGTGATCTACGATGCCGCGCAGGCCGCAAAATCACGCGGGGTTGATGTTCTCCTGTGCGATACGGCAGGGCGCCTGCAAAACAAAGTGAATCTGATGGAGGAGCTGAGCAAGGTGCACCGCGTTCTGCAGCGCGAGCTTCCAGGTGCTCCCCATGAAGTGCTGCTGGTACTGGACGCGACGACAGGACAAAACGCGCTGTCTCAGGCCAAAACCTTCGGGCAATCGGCGGGAGTGACGGGCATCGTGCTGACGAAGCTGGACGGGACGGCAAAGGGCGGGATCGTGATTGCGATCCGCAATGAATTGAACATTCCCGTTAAATACGTGGGCTTGGGCGAGCGGATGGATGATCTTCAGCCATTTGATCCCGAACAATTTGTGCATGCCTTGTTCGCGGGCTTGATTGCCCAAGAGGTCGCGGCAGAGGAAGAGGAAGCAGCGAAGGAATAG
- the fabF gene encoding beta-ketoacyl-ACP synthase II produces MKRRVVITGVGVVSPIGNDATTFWKNLLEGKSGISRITSFDVSDYPTQIAGEVKDFDPEAYMDKKEIRRTDRFVQFGLAAAKMAVEDAKLEITAENAERVGVYIGSGIGGLSTWEEQHRTLLEKGPRRVSPFFIPMLIANMASGAVSIQYGAKGPTSSAITACATGTNAIGDAFRLIQHDHADVMITGGAEATVRPMAFAGFCSAKAMSTRNDEPEKASRPFDKDRDGFVMGEGAGVLILEELEHAKKRGATILAEVIGYGMSADAHHITAPSPGGEGAARCMRNAIRDAGIDPSEVAYINAHGTSTDQGDIAETMAIKEVFGEHAYKLAVSSTKSMTGHLLGATGGVEAIATAFALRDQILPPTINLENPDPECDLDYVPNVARKADVNVAVSNTFGFGGHNATIILKRYEA; encoded by the coding sequence ATGAAACGAAGAGTGGTGATTACCGGAGTTGGCGTTGTTTCGCCGATCGGTAATGATGCAACGACATTCTGGAAAAACCTTTTGGAAGGAAAGTCGGGCATTTCCCGCATCACATCCTTTGATGTCTCGGATTACCCCACCCAAATTGCTGGGGAAGTCAAGGATTTCGATCCAGAAGCGTACATGGATAAGAAAGAGATTCGACGTACAGACCGATTCGTTCAGTTTGGATTGGCTGCTGCCAAAATGGCGGTAGAAGACGCCAAGCTGGAGATTACAGCGGAAAATGCGGAACGTGTTGGTGTATACATCGGATCAGGGATCGGCGGACTCAGCACGTGGGAAGAGCAGCATCGGACTCTGTTGGAAAAAGGACCACGCCGTGTCAGCCCGTTTTTTATTCCCATGTTGATCGCCAATATGGCGTCCGGTGCCGTGTCGATTCAGTACGGTGCAAAAGGGCCGACATCCAGTGCCATCACAGCATGCGCTACCGGTACCAACGCCATTGGCGATGCCTTCCGTCTGATTCAGCACGATCATGCTGACGTCATGATTACCGGCGGAGCCGAGGCCACCGTCCGTCCGATGGCTTTTGCGGGCTTTTGCTCGGCAAAAGCCATGTCGACGCGCAACGATGAGCCTGAAAAGGCAAGCCGTCCGTTTGACAAAGATCGCGATGGTTTCGTCATGGGTGAAGGGGCAGGCGTATTGATCCTGGAAGAACTGGAGCATGCGAAAAAACGCGGTGCGACGATTCTGGCCGAGGTGATCGGTTACGGCATGAGCGCAGATGCGCATCATATTACGGCACCGTCGCCAGGCGGTGAAGGCGCAGCCCGCTGCATGAGAAATGCTATTCGGGATGCGGGTATCGATCCATCAGAAGTGGCGTACATTAATGCACACGGAACCTCTACGGATCAGGGAGATATCGCCGAAACCATGGCGATCAAGGAAGTGTTTGGCGAGCATGCCTACAAACTGGCCGTCAGTTCGACCAAATCGATGACGGGGCATCTGCTCGGGGCAACTGGCGGTGTAGAAGCAATCGCCACGGCTTTTGCTCTTCGCGATCAGATTTTGCCGCCGACGATTAACCTGGAGAATCCTGATCCAGAGTGTGATCTTGATTATGTACCGAATGTAGCACGCAAAGCGGATGTGAATGTGGCTGTTTCCAATACATTTGGATTTGGCGGACACAACGCGACCATTATTTTAAAGCGTTACGAAGCATAA
- the fabD gene encoding ACP S-malonyltransferase → MGKIAFVFPGQGSQFVGMGQELAEHSAAARRVFEQADEALGFSLSALCFTGPEEELRLTANTQPAILTASVAVLEALREKQPGVQADFYAGHSLGEYSALVAAGALSFTDAVRAVRARGQYMEEAVPAGQGAMAAVLGMERDALHAVCEEVSEAGNPVQLANMNCPGQIVISGSAEGVKLAGEKAKASGAKRVLPLNVSGPFHSSLMQPAADKLQALLADVSVQDAAVPVVANVSARPVSNAGTIVDSLIQQVAAPVLWEDTIQWMVEEGVTTFVEIGPGKVLSGLIKKIAPAETKIISVQDMDSLTELLNGGILS, encoded by the coding sequence ATGGGTAAAATTGCTTTTGTTTTCCCTGGACAGGGCTCTCAGTTCGTCGGGATGGGCCAGGAGCTGGCCGAGCATTCAGCGGCAGCACGCCGCGTTTTTGAACAAGCGGATGAGGCGCTGGGATTTTCGCTCTCTGCGCTCTGCTTCACTGGTCCGGAAGAGGAGCTTCGTCTGACTGCTAATACACAGCCGGCCATTTTGACAGCGAGTGTGGCGGTCTTGGAGGCTCTGCGTGAAAAGCAGCCAGGTGTGCAAGCAGATTTCTACGCAGGTCACAGCTTGGGTGAGTATTCCGCGTTGGTAGCAGCCGGAGCTCTTTCCTTTACCGATGCGGTTCGCGCCGTACGTGCGCGTGGTCAATACATGGAGGAAGCGGTTCCGGCAGGGCAAGGTGCGATGGCAGCGGTCCTGGGCATGGAGCGCGATGCCTTGCATGCGGTTTGCGAAGAGGTGAGCGAAGCGGGCAATCCGGTTCAGCTGGCTAACATGAACTGCCCGGGACAGATTGTCATCTCCGGTTCTGCGGAGGGAGTGAAGCTGGCGGGGGAGAAAGCCAAGGCTTCCGGAGCCAAGCGGGTATTGCCCCTGAATGTAAGCGGTCCTTTCCACTCCAGTCTGATGCAGCCCGCCGCCGATAAACTGCAAGCTTTGCTGGCAGATGTAAGCGTTCAGGATGCGGCTGTGCCGGTGGTAGCAAACGTTTCGGCGCGACCTGTATCTAACGCCGGCACGATTGTGGACAGCCTGATTCAGCAGGTGGCTGCCCCTGTCCTGTGGGAAGATACCATTCAGTGGATGGTTGAAGAAGGCGTAACGACATTTGTGGAGATAGGTCCGGGCAAGGTGCTCTCCGGCTTGATCAAGAAAATTGCGCCTGCCGAGACGAAAATCATTTCCGTGCAGGATATGGATTCGCTGACGGAGCTGTTGAACGGAGGGATTTTATCATGA
- the smc gene encoding chromosome segregation protein SMC: MYLKRLELVGFKSFADRTELEFVPGVTAVVGPNGSGKSNVSDSIRWVLGEQSAKSLRGAKMEDIIFAGSDSRKPVNFAEVTLTLDNTDRSLDMEYSEVSVTRRVYRSGDSEYYINKRACRLKDIMELFMDTGLGKEAYSIIGQGKIEEILSTKSEDRRGIFEEAAGIVKYKTRKREAEKKLDETEQNLVRIHDIVSEINEQIGPLQEQAATARTYKELHATLVEHEISLYVQQIEAAHAKWEEAGRRAQELQEELAAQSAQASGREADLEKAKFHVSQIDESIEELQQVLLTVSEETEKVEGQREVLKERLRNLTANRQQTMEQLHRITEKQHAVETELQEEKQRTEETGKRLADAQKSLREAENQFYAMVQSLTDDVERLKGDYFEKVNQLANLRNDIRHQQQLLQTGNARADRLTAEKERLDGEEASRVGKIEGLKQQLQEIEESIQETLSRYKESMDRIREGQARLETARRELRQGEQRKEAIRSRLDLLKEMQADFAGFQQGVKEILKARERGFQGIHGAVAELVTVPEKYETAIEVALGGALQNVVVENEAAGRSAIGYLKQNNAGRATFLPLDVIRPRSLQAEDKRTLSKEAGVVGIASELVTFQDAYRSVVESMLGNVIVTEKLDQANRVARAMGYRYRVVTLEGDIVNAGGSMTGGALKKNSTNLLGRNRQAEELEAQMQEIEQGIIGHTEQVEELTKQLQSIEQQQEKLRSEGESLRLKEQEVKVLLQQTEGEGRNLSDRLFVVDQDIAGYQREMEESRRKLDELEAALAKMTEEEKQLSEQIAEAEAKRQEQLESKEEMNQRITSLKVLDAQVKQEYQSRVEQVERLEEQRRTLQREWEELNQTLASYDELEATNETSSSELDQKISELRQDKDRVAGLIQDRRGERATLYQRQEQVELEVKEIRKRLKSLEEALHQEEVKVNRFDVELDHLLNKLSEEYELSYDLAKQKYPPKGEMASEQQIVNRLRKEIAALGTVNLGAIEEYERLSERQQFLSTQEEDLNEAKAMLYQVISEMDQEMSRRFKETFDAISEQFRDVFVQLFGGGRADLILSNPENLLETGIDIVAQPPGKKLQNLALLSGGERALTAMALLFAILKVKPVPFCVLDEVEAALDEANVTRFAEYMHHFSGQTQFICVTHRKGTMESADVLYGVTMQEGGVSKIVSVKLEDTRKFIESA; encoded by the coding sequence ATGTATTTGAAACGGCTGGAACTGGTAGGCTTCAAATCGTTTGCAGACCGGACTGAATTGGAATTCGTCCCCGGCGTAACCGCCGTTGTGGGACCAAACGGGAGCGGGAAAAGCAACGTCTCTGACTCGATCCGCTGGGTACTCGGTGAGCAGAGTGCCAAGTCGCTGCGCGGGGCCAAGATGGAGGATATCATCTTCGCAGGGAGCGACTCGCGGAAGCCAGTCAATTTTGCAGAAGTGACATTAACGCTGGACAACACCGACAGGTCGCTGGACATGGAGTATTCGGAGGTATCGGTAACTCGCCGCGTCTATCGGTCTGGTGACAGTGAATATTACATAAACAAACGGGCGTGCAGGCTGAAGGATATCATGGAGCTGTTCATGGATACGGGATTGGGCAAGGAAGCCTACTCCATCATCGGCCAAGGGAAGATCGAAGAAATCCTCAGCACGAAATCCGAGGATCGCCGGGGGATCTTTGAAGAGGCCGCCGGGATTGTGAAATACAAAACGAGGAAGCGGGAAGCGGAGAAAAAGCTGGATGAGACGGAACAAAATCTCGTTCGGATTCATGATATTGTCAGCGAAATCAATGAACAAATCGGCCCGCTGCAAGAACAGGCAGCAACGGCGCGCACCTATAAAGAACTGCATGCGACGCTTGTCGAACATGAGATTTCCCTCTACGTCCAGCAGATTGAAGCTGCTCACGCCAAATGGGAGGAAGCGGGCAGGCGCGCCCAGGAGCTGCAGGAAGAACTGGCAGCTCAATCCGCACAGGCATCAGGGCGTGAAGCTGATTTGGAGAAAGCCAAATTTCACGTCAGCCAGATTGACGAATCCATCGAAGAATTGCAGCAGGTCCTTTTGACTGTCAGTGAAGAAACAGAGAAGGTAGAAGGACAGCGGGAGGTATTGAAAGAAAGGCTTCGCAACCTCACCGCCAATCGCCAGCAAACGATGGAACAGCTTCACCGCATCACGGAAAAGCAGCATGCCGTCGAAACAGAACTGCAAGAGGAAAAACAGCGCACAGAGGAGACCGGAAAACGACTGGCAGATGCCCAAAAGTCACTGCGTGAAGCTGAAAATCAGTTTTACGCCATGGTTCAGTCACTCACGGATGACGTCGAGCGATTGAAAGGCGACTATTTTGAAAAGGTGAATCAGCTTGCAAATTTGCGCAATGACATCCGTCATCAGCAGCAACTCTTGCAAACAGGAAACGCCCGGGCTGATAGACTGACAGCCGAAAAAGAGCGGCTGGACGGCGAAGAAGCAAGCAGGGTCGGAAAAATAGAGGGCTTGAAGCAACAGCTTCAGGAGATCGAAGAATCCATCCAAGAAACACTGAGCCGTTATAAAGAGTCGATGGATCGGATACGGGAGGGACAAGCCCGTTTGGAAACCGCACGCCGCGAACTGAGACAGGGCGAACAGCGGAAAGAAGCGATCCGCTCCCGTCTGGATTTGTTAAAGGAAATGCAGGCTGACTTTGCCGGCTTCCAACAGGGCGTTAAGGAAATATTAAAGGCTCGTGAGCGCGGCTTCCAGGGTATCCACGGTGCCGTTGCCGAGCTTGTTACCGTTCCGGAAAAGTACGAGACTGCGATCGAAGTGGCGCTTGGCGGGGCGCTGCAAAATGTCGTGGTAGAAAATGAAGCAGCGGGCCGCTCAGCGATCGGTTATCTGAAGCAAAACAACGCAGGCCGGGCTACCTTTCTGCCGCTGGATGTCATCCGTCCTCGCAGCCTTCAAGCAGAGGACAAACGAACGCTCTCCAAAGAAGCGGGAGTGGTCGGCATCGCCAGTGAACTGGTTACCTTTCAGGATGCCTATCGTTCGGTCGTAGAATCCATGCTTGGCAATGTGATCGTAACAGAGAAACTGGACCAAGCGAACCGGGTGGCAAGAGCAATGGGCTATCGCTATCGCGTCGTCACCCTGGAAGGTGATATCGTCAATGCCGGCGGCTCCATGACCGGGGGTGCCCTGAAAAAAAACTCGACCAATCTCTTGGGAAGAAACCGGCAAGCAGAAGAACTGGAAGCACAGATGCAGGAGATCGAGCAGGGAATTATTGGGCATACTGAGCAAGTAGAAGAACTGACGAAGCAGCTCCAATCGATCGAGCAGCAGCAAGAGAAGCTAAGAAGTGAGGGAGAAAGCCTCAGGCTCAAAGAACAGGAAGTGAAGGTCCTGCTCCAGCAGACAGAAGGAGAAGGGCGAAACCTCTCTGATCGCTTGTTTGTTGTGGATCAGGATATCGCCGGTTACCAGCGGGAGATGGAAGAATCTCGCCGGAAGCTGGACGAGCTGGAAGCAGCCCTCGCGAAAATGACAGAAGAAGAAAAACAGCTCTCCGAGCAAATTGCCGAAGCGGAAGCCAAACGTCAGGAGCAACTGGAGTCCAAGGAAGAGATGAATCAGCGGATCACAAGCCTCAAGGTCCTTGACGCCCAGGTCAAACAGGAATACCAGTCCCGCGTGGAGCAAGTGGAACGGCTGGAGGAGCAGCGCCGGACCCTGCAACGAGAGTGGGAGGAATTAAATCAAACTTTGGCTTCCTATGATGAACTGGAGGCAACCAACGAAACCAGCAGCAGCGAGCTGGACCAGAAAATCTCCGAATTGCGGCAGGACAAGGATCGCGTCGCCGGGTTGATCCAGGATCGCAGGGGCGAGAGAGCTACGCTGTATCAGCGTCAGGAGCAGGTAGAGCTGGAAGTGAAGGAGATTCGCAAACGGCTCAAGTCCCTGGAAGAAGCGCTGCATCAGGAAGAGGTGAAAGTAAACCGCTTTGATGTGGAACTGGATCATCTGTTGAACAAACTCTCCGAAGAATACGAACTGAGCTATGATCTGGCCAAACAGAAGTATCCGCCGAAGGGCGAGATGGCAAGTGAACAGCAGATCGTCAACCGTTTGCGAAAAGAGATTGCCGCGCTGGGCACAGTCAACCTTGGAGCGATTGAGGAATACGAACGCTTGTCTGAGCGGCAGCAATTCCTCAGCACACAGGAAGAGGACCTGAATGAAGCGAAGGCGATGCTGTACCAGGTGATTTCCGAGATGGATCAGGAGATGTCTCGTCGCTTTAAAGAGACCTTCGATGCAATCTCTGAACAGTTCCGGGATGTGTTCGTGCAGTTGTTTGGCGGCGGTCGGGCAGATCTGATCCTGTCCAATCCGGAGAATCTGCTGGAGACGGGGATCGATATCGTCGCCCAGCCGCCGGGTAAAAAGCTGCAAAATCTCGCGCTCCTGTCCGGGGGCGAACGGGCATTGACCGCCATGGCTCTCCTGTTTGCCATCCTCAAAGTGAAGCCGGTTCCCTTTTGTGTGCTGGATGAGGTTGAAGCGGCGCTGGATGAGGCCAATGTAACCCGTTTTGCCGAGTACATGCACCATTTCAGCGGCCAGACACAATTTATCTGTGTAACCCACCGCAAAGGAACAATGGAAAGCGCAGATGTGCTCTACGGCGTTACGATGCAAGAAGGCGGCGTCTCCAAGATCGTCTCCGTAAAGCTGGAAGATACACGCAAATTCATTGAGTCCGCATAA
- the fabG gene encoding 3-oxoacyl-[acyl-carrier-protein] reductase, with protein sequence MMTGKTALVTGASRGIGRAIALALAEAGANVVVNYSGSEAAAAETVAKVKELGRDAIMVRANVSNAEEVNEMFKTALDHFGSIDILVNNAGITRDNLLMRMKEEEWDDVIAINLKGVFNCIKAATRPMMKQRSGRIINITSIVGVMGNPGQANYVAAKAGVIGLTKTTARELASRGITVNAVAPGFIDTDMTAALPEEVKSSMMGQIPLGRFGQAEDIARVVLFLASDAAGYMTGQTLHVDGGMYM encoded by the coding sequence ATCATGACTGGAAAAACGGCACTGGTGACGGGAGCATCCCGGGGAATCGGGCGTGCCATCGCTTTGGCACTGGCTGAAGCAGGGGCCAATGTAGTGGTGAACTATTCCGGCAGTGAAGCAGCTGCTGCTGAGACCGTTGCCAAAGTGAAGGAACTGGGACGCGACGCCATTATGGTGCGGGCGAATGTATCCAACGCAGAAGAAGTAAATGAAATGTTTAAAACAGCGCTTGACCATTTTGGCAGCATCGACATTCTGGTCAACAATGCTGGAATTACGCGGGATAATCTGCTGATGCGGATGAAAGAAGAAGAGTGGGATGATGTCATCGCCATCAACCTGAAAGGCGTATTCAACTGCATCAAGGCGGCGACACGCCCGATGATGAAGCAGCGCTCCGGACGGATTATCAACATCACCTCCATCGTTGGCGTGATGGGCAACCCCGGTCAGGCGAACTACGTGGCTGCAAAAGCGGGTGTCATCGGCTTGACAAAGACGACAGCGCGGGAGCTGGCATCCCGTGGCATAACTGTGAATGCTGTTGCCCCTGGATTTATTGATACAGACATGACGGCAGCTCTGCCGGAAGAGGTAAAATCTTCGATGATGGGACAAATCCCGCTGGGCCGTTTTGGGCAGGCTGAAGATATCGCCCGCGTCGTGCTGTTCCTGGCATCAGATGCTGCTGGCTACATGACCGGACAAACGCTCCATGTTGACGGCGGTATGTATATGTAA